One stretch of Kiritimatiellaceae bacterium DNA includes these proteins:
- a CDS encoding FAD-dependent oxidoreductase, whose translation MNSKTVIVGGGFAGRQACRALRGADTEIVLFDPRSSTVMLPALPDLAGGWLDEKLLYSPLANLLPKNVRHIQKSVSSIDLNAKTLTADGQTFAFDKLLIAAGSVTDFRGFNQHREQIYHLDSLETALHIRNDFVNYLRRTKQPHIVMAGGGYTGLELAMSLYYRALAENKPCRVTVIDPAPDILPFLPEAKRQYIKTFLARTGATILPGQHVTGFDGQNVTAGNQTFENGFFCWAGGSTFAIPELKGTVARLGDGRLKVNPDLSLPNYPDVFAAGDSAAVEQNGQILRKAINFAWYEGKCAGKNIARHYRGKTTKPFRPFDAGWVIPLHSDSVGQLFSRIWIKGKLGLRLHYFMCGFRNTCLANFAGFVRIAAKLFKEVSHD comes from the coding sequence ACAGTAAAACGGTCATTGTCGGCGGCGGCTTTGCCGGACGGCAGGCCTGCCGCGCTTTGCGCGGCGCGGACACAGAAATTGTTCTGTTCGATCCGCGCAGTTCCACGGTGATGCTGCCTGCCCTGCCCGATTTGGCAGGCGGCTGGCTCGATGAAAAACTGTTGTATTCTCCGCTGGCAAATCTTCTACCGAAAAACGTCCGGCACATTCAGAAGTCGGTCAGCTCTATAGATCTCAACGCCAAAACACTGACCGCAGACGGCCAAACATTTGCTTTCGACAAGTTATTGATCGCCGCCGGCTCGGTGACGGATTTCCGCGGATTCAACCAGCACCGCGAACAGATTTATCACCTCGACTCGCTCGAAACCGCCCTGCACATCCGCAATGACTTTGTGAATTATCTGCGGCGAACAAAACAGCCGCATATCGTGATGGCGGGCGGCGGCTACACCGGACTGGAACTGGCGATGAGCCTGTATTACCGCGCTCTAGCCGAAAACAAACCGTGCCGTGTAACAGTGATTGATCCGGCGCCGGACATTCTGCCGTTCCTGCCGGAAGCAAAACGGCAGTACATCAAAACATTTCTCGCCCGCACCGGCGCAACGATTCTTCCCGGTCAGCACGTAACCGGCTTTGACGGACAGAACGTTACTGCCGGAAATCAAACCTTTGAAAATGGTTTCTTCTGCTGGGCGGGCGGCTCGACATTCGCGATACCGGAACTGAAAGGAACCGTCGCACGGCTCGGCGACGGACGGTTGAAAGTAAACCCCGATCTTTCGCTGCCGAACTATCCGGATGTTTTCGCCGCCGGGGATTCCGCCGCCGTCGAACAGAACGGTCAGATTCTGCGTAAGGCGATCAACTTTGCGTGGTACGAGGGCAAGTGCGCCGGAAAAAATATCGCGCGCCACTACCGCGGAAAGACAACCAAACCGTTTCGTCCGTTTGATGCGGGCTGGGTGATTCCGTTGCATAGCGACAGTGTCGGACAGCTCTTCAGCCGGATTTGGATTAAAGGAAAACTCGGTCTGCGCCTGCACTATTTCATGTGCGGATTCCGCAACACCTGTCTCGCTAATTTTGCCGGATTTGTCAGAATCGCCGCGAAACTGTTCAAGGAGGTATCTCATGATTAA